A single region of the Candidatus Omnitrophota bacterium genome encodes:
- the hemC gene encoding hydroxymethylbilane synthase, whose amino-acid sequence MNKRMITVGARGSLLSVAQTEGVIRSLKRRFPRYVFTLKRITTLGDTSKTWSRQDQGIFVKEIEEQLLNGQIDLAVHSVKDLPSQIPPGLNLAGITKRVDPRDLLVSRDGAALGDLKPGALVGTSSLRRKAFLMIHRPDLRVSDLRGNLDTRLRKLNEGQYDAIIVAAAGIKRLGIKGFKGKKISADIMLPACGQGALGIEVRSTDRQMVRLARAINCPRTYACVCCEREFLRRVGGGCRLPIASFARMIKGNICLSVLIASLDGKISVSLKKTVPVKKYLVLARELAEQALDKGARRILEDINNG is encoded by the coding sequence GTGAATAAAAGAATGATAACCGTCGGAGCCAGGGGAAGCCTTTTGTCCGTGGCTCAGACTGAAGGCGTGATCAGGTCGTTAAAACGCAGATTTCCCCGATACGTTTTTACTTTAAAGCGGATAACCACTTTGGGCGATACGAGCAAGACCTGGAGCCGTCAGGATCAGGGGATATTCGTAAAAGAGATAGAAGAGCAGCTTTTAAACGGGCAGATCGATCTGGCTGTTCACAGCGTCAAGGACCTGCCTTCGCAAATACCCCCGGGTCTTAATCTCGCCGGTATTACCAAAAGGGTTGATCCCCGCGATCTTCTGGTCAGCCGGGATGGAGCGGCTCTGGGCGATCTGAAACCGGGAGCGCTGGTGGGGACCAGTAGCCTGCGCCGCAAAGCATTCCTGATGATCCACAGGCCGGATCTGCGGGTCAGCGATCTGAGGGGCAATCTCGACACCCGGCTGCGCAAGCTCAATGAAGGCCAATATGACGCGATCATAGTGGCGGCAGCGGGAATTAAAAGGCTGGGGATCAAGGGGTTCAAAGGGAAAAAGATCTCCGCGGATATTATGCTTCCTGCCTGCGGCCAGGGCGCGTTGGGGATCGAAGTAAGATCAACAGACCGGCAAATGGTCAGGCTTGCCCGCGCGATAAATTGTCCCCGGACATATGCCTGCGTTTGCTGCGAACGGGAATTCTTGCGCCGGGTCGGCGGAGGGTGCCGTTTACCCATAGCGTCATTTGCCAGGATGATCAAAGGCAATATTTGCCTGAGCGTGTTGATCGCCAGTTTAGACGGTAAAATATCAGTCAGCTTGAAAAAAACTGTTCCGGTAAAAAAATATCTTGTTCTGGCCAGGGAGCTGGCTGAACAGGCTTTGGATAAAGGCGCAAGGCGGATACTAGAGGATATAAATAATGGGTAA
- the cobA gene encoding uroporphyrinogen-III C-methyltransferase, translating to MGKKNKGRVYLIGAGPGDPELLTLKGKRLLGQADVVVYDRLVNPRILEHIPAGVERIYVGKASSRHTLSQDKINMLLVKLAESGKDVVRLKGGDPFVFGRGGEEVLTLVSRKIPFEIVPGITSAIAVPAYAGIPVTQRGLTSSFGIFTGQEDPEKENSSIDWQKISTGLGTLVFLMGFENLEKITRTLMKFGRKPNTPCCLIQWGTLPGQRSLVAGLGDIFIKAKKERFSAPAILVVGEVVSLKKKIDWFEKRPLFGKKILVTVPSDDSARLSRMMEGQGGECRDLPMIAIKPLDDYSALDKAIKQIAEFDWVIFTSRNGVKFFRSRLDQLKKDVRILKGVKLACIGPKTEESLKDALGIGVDIRPEEFRQEGLLQAFKKAGVKDKKILIVRAMEARDVLPEGLRKMGADVRVLAAYRTVPAGRKPGGDKDLKEIAMVTFTSSSCVEGFFRAFSTRAIRTAKRRFLTCSIGPVTSATCRKFGLKVDIEAKEYTLEGLVKAVTGYFRKGK from the coding sequence ATGGGTAAGAAGAATAAAGGCAGGGTTTATCTTATCGGCGCAGGCCCCGGTGATCCGGAGCTTTTAACGCTTAAAGGGAAAAGATTATTGGGTCAGGCCGATGTTGTAGTCTACGACCGGCTGGTCAATCCGCGGATCTTGGAGCATATCCCTGCCGGCGTGGAACGCATTTATGTCGGGAAGGCTTCCAGTAGGCATACCTTATCTCAGGATAAGATCAATATGCTCCTGGTCAAGCTGGCGGAAAGCGGCAAAGACGTAGTGCGCCTAAAAGGAGGCGACCCTTTTGTTTTTGGCCGGGGAGGAGAAGAGGTGTTGACCCTGGTCAGCCGGAAGATCCCGTTCGAGATCGTGCCGGGAATAACCAGCGCGATCGCCGTGCCCGCTTATGCCGGTATTCCTGTCACTCAGAGAGGGCTGACTTCCTCTTTTGGGATATTCACCGGGCAGGAAGACCCGGAAAAGGAAAACTCCAGCATAGATTGGCAGAAGATATCGACCGGTTTGGGGACTCTGGTGTTCCTGATGGGTTTTGAGAACCTGGAAAAGATAACCCGCACGCTTATGAAATTCGGCCGCAAGCCCAATACCCCATGCTGTCTTATACAATGGGGAACTTTGCCGGGGCAAAGAAGTCTGGTGGCCGGATTGGGCGATATATTCATCAAAGCTAAAAAAGAGCGATTTTCCGCACCGGCTATTTTGGTAGTGGGAGAGGTTGTTTCACTAAAGAAGAAAATAGACTGGTTCGAGAAAAGGCCGTTATTCGGCAAGAAAATACTGGTTACTGTTCCGTCTGATGATTCAGCCCGGTTGAGCAGGATGATGGAAGGCCAGGGCGGTGAGTGCCGGGATCTTCCGATGATCGCCATTAAGCCTTTGGACGATTATAGCGCCTTAGATAAAGCGATAAAACAGATCGCTGAGTTTGACTGGGTGATCTTTACCAGCCGCAACGGGGTAAAGTTCTTTAGATCCAGGCTGGACCAGCTTAAGAAGGATGTGCGGATATTAAAAGGGGTGAAACTCGCGTGCATCGGCCCTAAGACGGAGGAGAGTCTGAAGGATGCTCTGGGCATAGGAGTGGATATCCGGCCTGAAGAATTCCGCCAGGAAGGTTTGCTCCAGGCTTTCAAAAAAGCCGGCGTCAAGGATAAAAAGATATTGATAGTCCGGGCTATGGAAGCCAGGGATGTTCTGCCCGAAGGTTTGCGTAAAATGGGCGCGGATGTGCGGGTTTTAGCGGCTTATAGGACTGTTCCGGCAGGCCGCAAGCCGGGCGGAGATAAAGACCTTAAAGAGATAGCTATGGTTACTTTTACCAGTTCTTCCTGCGTAGAAGGATTTTTCAGGGCTTTCTCGACCAGGGCTATCCGGACGGCAAAGCGCCGGTTTTTGACTTGTTCGATCGGCCCGGTAACTTCGGCGACTTGCAGGAAATTCGGGCTTAAGGTAGATATCGAGGCAAAAGAATATACCCTGGAAGGCTTGGTCAAGGCTGTTACCGGATATTTCAGGAAAGGCAAGTAA
- a CDS encoding radical SAM protein: MINITKLLCDLSSYGDELRYKKGMTAYNRRPIVVWNCSRKCNLSCIHCYSNSANADYEGELSTQEAKKMIDDLAEFKVPVLLFSGGEPLLRQDLFELNDYAHKRNIKTVISTNGTLIDNVLARRIKDASVDYVGVSLDGIGPNNDRFRGMKGAFDLALSGIRSLVEVKQKVGLRFTITRHNYPDLKGIFKLVEDEAIDRICFYHLVYSGRGCKMTEDDLERSDMRQCIDDICAWAVAMHKKGMNKEVLTVDNHADAIYIYLKTRKSDPAKAGEVLRLLQYNKGNASGIAIANVDNRGFVHPDQFWQSQTFGNVRQRKFGDIWMDTSNEVMAKLKERIPHIKGRCARCGFLTLCNANFRVRAETIFKDMWQEDPACYLTEEEICFIPSVVLKD; the protein is encoded by the coding sequence ATGATAAATATTACAAAACTGTTGTGCGACCTGTCGTCTTATGGAGACGAGCTCAGGTATAAAAAGGGGATGACCGCTTATAACCGCCGGCCGATAGTGGTCTGGAATTGCTCGCGCAAATGCAACCTTTCCTGTATCCATTGTTATTCCAATTCCGCGAATGCCGATTACGAAGGCGAGCTTTCCACGCAGGAAGCAAAAAAGATGATAGATGATCTGGCGGAATTCAAAGTCCCGGTGCTTTTATTTTCCGGCGGCGAACCTTTGCTTAGGCAGGACCTTTTTGAGCTTAATGATTACGCCCATAAGCGGAATATTAAAACGGTTATTTCCACTAACGGCACTCTGATCGATAATGTCCTGGCCCGCAGGATAAAAGACGCAAGCGTGGATTATGTGGGCGTCAGCCTGGACGGGATAGGTCCGAACAACGACCGGTTCAGAGGGATGAAAGGCGCGTTTGATCTGGCCCTTTCCGGGATAAGGAGCCTGGTCGAGGTAAAACAGAAGGTGGGATTGAGATTTACCATCACCCGGCATAATTATCCCGACCTGAAAGGGATCTTCAAGCTGGTTGAAGATGAGGCTATTGACCGGATCTGTTTTTATCATCTGGTTTATTCCGGCAGGGGGTGCAAAATGACCGAGGATGACCTGGAGCGCTCTGATATGCGCCAGTGCATCGACGATATCTGCGCCTGGGCTGTTGCTATGCACAAAAAGGGGATGAATAAAGAGGTCCTCACCGTGGATAACCACGCTGACGCGATTTATATTTACCTTAAAACCAGGAAGAGCGATCCGGCCAAAGCAGGGGAAGTCCTTAGGCTGCTGCAATACAATAAAGGCAATGCTTCGGGTATTGCCATAGCTAACGTGGATAACCGGGGTTTCGTTCACCCTGACCAGTTCTGGCAGAGCCAGACTTTTGGCAACGTCCGCCAGCGCAAATTCGGGGATATCTGGATGGATACCTCCAACGAGGTGATGGCGAAATTAAAAGAACGCATACCTCATATCAAGGGCCGCTGCGCCAGATGCGGGTTCCTGACCCTTTGCAACGCCAATTTCCGGGTCAGGGCGGAAACGATATTCAAGGATATGTGGCAGGAAGATCCGGCGTGTTATCTTACCGAGGAGGAAATATGTTTTATCCCGTCTGTCGTCCTAAAAGATTAA
- the hemB gene encoding porphobilinogen synthase — MFYPVCRPKRLRQNDKFRRLVRENRVSPDNLIAPFFVLPGKNIKKPINAMPGNFQLSIDNLLREVKQVRDLGIPAIMLFGIPRKKDNLGTEAYAEYGIVQQAIREIKKKVPDILVVTDVCLCEYTSHGHCGIVTKAGKEKGYFNIDNDATLELLANTAISHVQAGADMVGPSAMMDGQVQAIRQGLDEAGYLETPIMAYSAKYASGFYGPFRQAAGSTPQFGDRRSYQMDPANSREAVREVELDIAEGADIVMVKPALAYLDIIAKVKDKFNVPVAAYNVSGEFSMVKAADKAGWIDGQRVAREILTAIKRAGADIIITYHAKEIAGSLK; from the coding sequence ATGTTTTATCCCGTCTGTCGTCCTAAAAGATTAAGGCAGAACGATAAATTCCGCAGGCTGGTCAGGGAGAACCGGGTCAGCCCGGATAATCTTATCGCGCCTTTTTTTGTCTTACCGGGTAAGAATATCAAGAAGCCGATCAACGCTATGCCCGGAAATTTCCAGTTGTCGATAGACAACCTTTTGCGTGAGGTAAAACAGGTAAGGGACCTGGGCATACCGGCGATAATGCTTTTCGGGATACCCCGGAAAAAAGACAACCTGGGGACAGAGGCGTACGCCGAATACGGAATAGTGCAGCAGGCGATCCGCGAGATAAAGAAAAAGGTGCCGGATATACTGGTGGTCACAGACGTGTGCCTGTGTGAATACACCAGCCATGGCCATTGCGGCATTGTCACCAAGGCAGGCAAAGAAAAGGGTTATTTTAATATCGACAATGACGCTACCCTGGAACTATTAGCTAATACCGCTATTTCGCATGTCCAGGCAGGCGCGGATATGGTCGGGCCTTCAGCGATGATGGACGGACAGGTCCAGGCGATCAGGCAAGGGTTGGATGAAGCCGGTTATCTAGAAACCCCGATCATGGCTTACAGCGCCAAATACGCCTCGGGTTTTTACGGGCCTTTCCGCCAGGCGGCAGGATCAACTCCGCAATTCGGCGACCGCAGGTCATATCAGATGGACCCGGCTAACAGCCGTGAGGCGGTCAGGGAAGTGGAATTGGATATTGCCGAAGGCGCGGATATCGTTATGGTCAAGCCCGCTCTGGCATATTTGGATATAATCGCTAAAGTTAAAGATAAATTCAATGTCCCGGTGGCCGCGTATAACGTGAGCGGGGAGTTTTCCATGGTCAAGGCCGCGGATAAGGCCGGCTGGATAGACGGGCAAAGGGTGGCCCGGGAAATTTTGACCGCGATCAAGCGCGCCGGAGCGGATATCATTATCACCTATCACGCTAAAGAGATCGCCGGTTCATTGAAATGA
- a CDS encoding radical SAM protein, producing the protein MIISWNTTKACNLKCEHCYRDAGLKDPQELNTFEGKDLLSEIAKSGFKIVILSGGEPLMRKDIFELISFAKEQGLRPVLGSNGTLITSDIARRLKECGLSRAGISLDSTDPVIHDDFRKQKGAWQATVDAMKICKKEELDFQVHTTVTKRNWREIIKITDFVEGLGAKAHHIFFLVPSGRGKEISDVFIYSEEIRQVLEEILNKQKQTKMELKPVCAPQFVPLAREMGLDLRFQKGCLAGISYCCILPNGDVHPCPYLPLLAGNVRRTKFSELWKSSDIFLKLRSGDYSGSCGSCVNKDSCAGCRARAYHDSGDLMSEDPECFYNVK; encoded by the coding sequence ATGATAATTTCCTGGAATACTACAAAAGCCTGTAATTTGAAGTGCGAGCACTGCTACCGCGACGCCGGGCTTAAGGATCCTCAGGAGTTGAATACCTTTGAGGGCAAAGACCTGTTGTCGGAAATCGCCAAAAGCGGTTTTAAGATAGTTATACTCAGCGGCGGCGAGCCGTTGATGCGCAAAGATATTTTTGAGCTGATCTCTTTTGCCAAGGAGCAAGGATTAAGGCCGGTGTTGGGCTCTAACGGCACGTTGATTACTTCGGATATTGCCAGGCGATTAAAGGAATGCGGCCTTAGCCGGGCGGGGATCAGCTTGGATAGCACGGATCCTGTTATACATGACGATTTCCGAAAGCAAAAGGGCGCGTGGCAAGCTACGGTGGACGCGATGAAGATATGTAAAAAAGAGGAGTTGGATTTTCAGGTGCATACTACTGTTACGAAGAGGAATTGGCGGGAGATCATCAAGATCACTGATTTTGTAGAGGGACTGGGCGCGAAAGCGCATCATATATTCTTCCTGGTCCCCAGCGGCAGGGGTAAGGAGATCAGCGATGTCTTCATTTATTCAGAAGAGATCCGCCAGGTATTGGAAGAGATCTTAAATAAACAAAAACAGACAAAAATGGAATTAAAACCGGTTTGCGCCCCGCAGTTCGTGCCTTTGGCCCGCGAGATGGGATTGGACCTGCGTTTTCAAAAAGGCTGCCTGGCCGGAATAAGTTATTGCTGCATACTGCCTAACGGGGATGTACATCCTTGCCCGTACCTTCCGCTCCTGGCTGGCAATGTCCGCCGGACCAAATTCAGCGAGTTATGGAAGAGCAGCGATATTTTTCTTAAACTGCGCTCAGGTGATTACAGCGGTTCATGCGGGTCCTGCGTGAATAAGGATTCCTGCGCGGGATGCCGGGCGCGGGCTTATCATGACAGCGGGGACCTTATGTCAGAGGACCCGGAGTGTTTTTATAATGTTAAATAA
- a CDS encoding PilZ domain-containing protein, with protein sequence MDERRKYIRVSSKIRVVCKAAGDTQEHNAYTADISAGGVCLWLVKIIKPGTMLDMDFYLPAIKEPFICKGRVLRQSLRPHKGPDDKFYYETGMVFDGLSLKNRMALIYYVHEKMKE encoded by the coding sequence ATGGATGAGCGAAGGAAATATATCAGGGTTAGCAGTAAAATAAGGGTTGTTTGTAAAGCGGCCGGTGACACCCAGGAACATAATGCTTATACGGCCGATATATCCGCTGGAGGCGTTTGTTTGTGGCTGGTGAAGATAATCAAGCCGGGAACTATGCTGGATATGGATTTTTATCTTCCTGCGATCAAGGAGCCGTTTATCTGCAAGGGCCGGGTCCTGCGACAGAGTTTGCGGCCCCATAAAGGACCGGACGACAAGTTCTATTATGAGACAGGTATGGTTTTTGATGGTCTTTCTCTCAAGAACCGGATGGCGCTGATTTATTACGTGCACGAAAAAATGAAGGAATAA
- a CDS encoding PilZ domain-containing protein, translated as MIKEKRKYKRVMVKINLIYKVMGVRGEASLWTVDLGGGGLRLQLREKAKPGTMVEMGISVPPGDPIFFSLGRIVWQRRCPDNVEEPLRYYETGVEFVKMDVENRAKVIKFVHAKLKETGNES; from the coding sequence ATGATAAAAGAAAAAAGAAAATATAAGCGGGTCATGGTAAAGATAAACCTCATTTATAAAGTGATGGGGGTTAGAGGAGAGGCTTCATTGTGGACCGTGGATCTGGGCGGCGGCGGTCTCAGGCTGCAGCTTAGAGAAAAGGCCAAGCCCGGGACGATGGTGGAAATGGGCATATCCGTTCCTCCAGGTGACCCGATATTTTTCTCTCTGGGCAGGATCGTCTGGCAGCGCAGATGCCCGGATAATGTGGAGGAACCTTTAAGATACTACGAAACCGGGGTGGAGTTTGTGAAGATGGATGTTGAGAACCGGGCCAAGGTGATCAAGTTCGTGCACGCGAAATTAAAAGAGACGGGAAATGAATCTTAA
- the hemL gene encoding glutamate-1-semialdehyde 2,1-aminomutase: MNLKRSEKAFKQAVKFLAGGVNSPVRAFKAVGGSPLFIKKAVGSKISDLDNNRYVDYVMSWGAMILGHLHPSVVKAVKNALNSGMSFGAPTENETLLGRMISEAVPSVEMIRLVNSGTEAAMSAIRLARGYTKRDKIVKFDGCYHGHCDSLLVKAGSGAATFGVSDSAGVTASLSKDTIVLPYNDIDALRTALKENHKDIACVIIEPVAANMGVVMPEIDFLVCLRELTAKYKIVLIFDEVISGFRFTFGGAQSLFGIEPDLTCLGKIIGGGMPLAAYGGRKEIMGCLSPLGGVYQAGTLSGNPIAVSAGISTLNALSKLDYLELNEKAIELCQVMEDSLMRNNRKFTINRAGSIFTFFFTENKVRDFKSAKGSDTRKYAVYFREMLKQGIYLAPSQFEANFVSFAHTDEDLRKTVKAFNKAIKKI; encoded by the coding sequence ATGAATCTTAAGCGTTCGGAGAAGGCGTTCAAGCAGGCGGTCAAGTTCCTGGCCGGCGGGGTGAACAGCCCGGTGCGGGCCTTTAAAGCTGTGGGCGGCAGCCCGCTTTTTATTAAAAAGGCTGTTGGTTCGAAGATATCCGATCTGGATAATAATCGTTATGTCGATTATGTGATGAGTTGGGGGGCGATGATCTTGGGGCATTTGCATCCGTCTGTCGTAAAAGCGGTGAAGAATGCCTTGAATTCGGGGATGAGCTTCGGTGCTCCCACTGAGAATGAAACCCTTCTCGGCCGGATGATCTCGGAGGCTGTCCCTTCCGTGGAGATGATCCGCTTGGTAAATTCCGGGACAGAGGCTGCAATGAGCGCCATAAGGCTGGCCCGGGGTTATACCAAAAGGGATAAAATAGTCAAATTCGACGGATGTTATCATGGCCATTGCGACAGCCTTCTGGTAAAAGCCGGCTCAGGCGCGGCGACATTCGGGGTTTCTGACAGCGCTGGAGTTACCGCGAGCTTAAGCAAGGATACAATAGTATTGCCTTACAATGATATCGACGCTCTGAGGACCGCGTTAAAAGAAAACCATAAAGATATTGCCTGCGTGATAATAGAGCCGGTAGCCGCGAATATGGGCGTGGTTATGCCGGAAATAGATTTTTTGGTTTGTTTACGGGAGTTGACCGCGAAATACAAGATCGTCCTGATATTTGACGAGGTTATCTCCGGTTTTCGTTTCACTTTCGGCGGGGCGCAAAGTCTTTTCGGGATAGAACCCGATCTTACCTGTCTGGGGAAAATAATCGGCGGAGGCATGCCTTTGGCTGCTTACGGCGGCAGAAAAGAGATAATGGGGTGTTTAAGTCCCTTAGGAGGCGTTTATCAGGCTGGGACGCTCTCCGGCAATCCCATAGCCGTGAGCGCGGGGATCTCTACTTTGAATGCACTCTCAAAACTGGATTATCTGGAGCTGAATGAAAAAGCAATTGAACTATGCCAGGTCATGGAAGACAGTTTAATGCGGAATAACCGGAAATTTACGATCAACCGGGCAGGTTCGATCTTCACGTTTTTCTTCACTGAAAATAAAGTCCGGGATTTCAAGAGCGCTAAAGGTTCCGATACCCGGAAATACGCGGTGTATTTCCGGGAGATGCTCAAACAGGGGATATATCTCGCGCCTTCCCAGTTCGAGGCGAATTTCGTTTCTTTCGCGCATACCGACGAAGACCTGCGTAAGACCGTAAAAGCGTTCAATAAGGCGATAAAGAAAATATAA
- a CDS encoding cytochrome c biogenesis protein ResB, giving the protein MCLSGLKENKIVKFLGSIKLAFILFCCLILACLYGALVPEELRPEVYYSWWFLSLLFLFAGNLLICGLSRFARSFNKLGSTLTHAAVLVILAGSLYSYLFAVRGTIEFTEGQGIDSFVSNKGEQSLGFEVVLDDFNLAWYAPYNYKVKFFVQDKGIKGVALVKQHKPYAIKGSGYLFTVLEYFPDFKMGEDGVPRNNSEQPDNPAVLIEIKGLGGIEQRWLFARHPEISMSSDKNIKFLFSIAPAIREFSSRVRFIDGSQQAQRVIKVNSPCEFKGYTFYQSGYDAGRLDWTALDVVKDPGVFWVFIGFILLNFGIIINYLQKIKPVKDGGKGAACR; this is encoded by the coding sequence ATGTGCCTGTCTGGGTTGAAAGAAAACAAAATAGTTAAATTTCTTGGTTCGATAAAATTAGCTTTTATATTGTTTTGCTGTTTGATCCTGGCTTGCCTGTACGGGGCCCTGGTTCCCGAAGAGCTCAGGCCGGAAGTATATTATAGTTGGTGGTTCTTGTCGTTGTTGTTCTTATTCGCCGGCAATCTTTTGATCTGCGGTTTATCCAGGTTTGCCAGGTCTTTTAATAAATTAGGCTCCACTCTTACGCACGCGGCTGTTCTGGTTATTCTGGCGGGATCGCTGTACAGTTATCTTTTCGCGGTGCGCGGGACCATTGAATTCACCGAAGGACAGGGGATCGATAGTTTTGTCTCCAATAAAGGAGAACAATCCCTGGGGTTTGAGGTGGTCCTGGATGATTTTAACCTCGCCTGGTATGCGCCCTATAATTACAAGGTTAAGTTTTTTGTGCAGGATAAGGGAATAAAGGGAGTAGCACTGGTAAAACAGCATAAGCCGTACGCTATAAAAGGGAGCGGTTATTTGTTCACTGTGCTGGAATATTTTCCGGATTTCAAGATGGGCGAGGATGGCGTCCCGCGGAATAATTCCGAACAGCCGGATAACCCGGCGGTCCTGATCGAGATCAAGGGCCTCGGAGGCATCGAGCAGAGATGGTTGTTCGCCAGACATCCGGAGATCTCGATGTCCAGCGACAAGAATATAAAATTCCTGTTCAGCATAGCCCCGGCGATCCGTGAATTTTCCAGCAGGGTAAGGTTCATAGACGGCAGCCAACAGGCGCAAAGAGTGATCAAGGTCAATTCGCCCTGTGAATTCAAAGGCTATACTTTTTATCAGTCCGGTTATGACGCAGGAAGGCTGGATTGGACAGCTTTGGATGTGGTAAAAGACCCGGGTGTTTTTTGGGTCTTTATCGGTTTTATACTTTTAAACTTCGGTATAATCATTAATTATCTTCAGAAGATAAAGCCGGTTAAAGATGGCGGAAAGGGGGCTGCATGCAGGTAA
- the ccsB gene encoding c-type cytochrome biogenesis protein CcsB, which yields MQVIFLRIALGSYLLSFLSGWLNSYFRNDLFPMLAVWLLKAGFLLHTLILAMRWYEAKRPPFANMYEALVLFAWSIILIYMLFDLIYKIRFISRPVTALVLIVMGFAAVLDNSIGPLMPALQSRWIIIHVVSYFLGYAAMSLSVICGIYFLNSSKGVNPNEEKLRTLDSLGYYSIAFAFPFLTIGMTTGSIWANVAWGTYWNWDPKETCSLITWMVYALYLHLRMFKGLKAEKAAWLSVIGYFAVLFTFVGVNFILPGLHSYS from the coding sequence ATGCAGGTAATCTTTCTAAGGATAGCCCTTGGTTCTTATCTGCTGTCATTTTTGTCAGGCTGGTTGAATTCATATTTTAGAAACGATCTTTTCCCGATGCTGGCGGTATGGCTGTTGAAGGCGGGGTTTTTACTGCATACGCTGATACTGGCTATGCGCTGGTATGAGGCTAAGCGTCCCCCCTTCGCTAATATGTACGAGGCGTTGGTGCTTTTCGCCTGGTCAATAATACTTATTTACATGCTTTTTGACCTTATTTACAAGATCAGGTTTATCTCCAGGCCGGTCACTGCGTTGGTCCTTATTGTCATGGGTTTTGCCGCGGTTTTAGATAATTCCATCGGGCCGTTAATGCCGGCGCTGCAAAGCAGGTGGATAATCATTCACGTGGTAAGTTATTTCCTGGGATACGCGGCAATGAGCTTATCGGTTATTTGCGGGATATATTTTTTGAATAGCAGCAAGGGCGTTAATCCGAATGAGGAAAAATTAAGAACCCTGGACAGTTTGGGTTATTACAGCATAGCTTTTGCGTTCCCTTTTTTGACTATAGGTATGACCACAGGGTCGATATGGGCGAATGTGGCCTGGGGCACATACTGGAACTGGGACCCTAAAGAGACTTGTTCATTGATTACCTGGATGGTCTACGCTTTATACCTGCATCTGAGGATGTTTAAAGGGCTGAAAGCCGAAAAAGCGGCATGGCTTTCCGTGATCGGATATTTTGCCGTGCTCTTTACCTTTGTCGGCGTGAATTTCATTCTCCCCGGCTTGCACAGCTATTCCTAA
- the nikR gene encoding nickel-responsive transcriptional regulator NikR, which translates to MSELVRFGVSLEKELLRKLDGLRLEKGYPNRSEAIRDLVRKELVKKEWDDGKEVVGAITLVYDHHKRELVNKLTNLQHDFTGLIFASQHIHIDHHNCMEIIAVKGAPSNIEELSDKMKGTKGVKFGALSMATTGRGLE; encoded by the coding sequence ATGTCGGAACTGGTAAGGTTCGGGGTATCGCTGGAAAAGGAGCTTTTACGCAAGCTTGATGGGTTGCGCCTAGAAAAAGGTTATCCCAACCGCTCAGAGGCGATCCGGGACCTTGTGCGCAAAGAGCTGGTCAAGAAGGAATGGGATGATGGCAAGGAAGTGGTCGGAGCGATAACTCTGGTTTATGACCACCATAAAAGAGAGTTGGTCAATAAACTGACTAATTTACAGCATGATTTTACCGGCTTGATCTTCGCCAGCCAGCATATTCATATCGATCATCATAATTGCATGGAGATTATAGCGGTGAAGGGCGCCCCGTCGAATATCGAAGAGCTTTCCGATAAGATGAAAGGGACTAAGGGGGTTAAATTCGGGGCTTTAAGCATGGCTACTACGGGTAGGGGCTTGGAATAA